Below is a genomic region from Acetobacter ghanensis.
GGGGGCTGGTAGCATTATTGGTTCCCACTCTGTGCTGGGAGACGGCGTGCAGATCGGTGCGGACTGCCGTATTGGTGCTACGGTCACACTTTCTCACACTCTGGTGGGGGATCGCGTTACCATTTTGCCAGGGGCGCGCATTGGGCAGGATGGCTTTGGGTTTGCGGTCGGGCCGGACGGATTTGAGACTGTCCCCCAGCTTGGCCGTGTGATTATTGAGCACGATGTGGAGATTGGCGCCAACAGCACCATTGACCGCGGTTCGGTTAATGACACGGTTATAGGTGCCGGTTCCCGGCTCGATAATCTGGTGCAGATCGGGCATAATGCCCGGTTGGGGCGTTGCTGTATTGTGGTGTCGCAGGCTGGTATTTCTGGCTCAACGGTGCTGGAAGACTATGTAACCGTTGCGGCGCAGGCCGGGCTTATTGGCCATATCCGTATTGGGGCCAAGGCGCGCATTGGTGCGCAGTGTGGCGTTATGTCGGATGTTGAGAGCGGCGCAGATGTCATAGGCAGCCCAGCCATGCCATTTCGGGAGTTTTTCCGGAATGTGGCGGTGTTGCGCAAGTTGGCAAAAAAGGCGTCTGGATCAGCCAAAGGCGATTCAGACAAAGTGTGAACTTATCCCGGATCAATATCCGGTACAGAGGGTGGTTTAGGGGACGTGGAGACAAAACAAGAATCCCGGCAGGACGGCCAGACAATCGCACGTATTGATGTCAACCGTATCATGCAGGCGATTCCTCACAGGTATCCTTTCCTTCTGATCGACAGGATGGAAGATATTGTCCTGGGGGAAGAAGCGACAGGTATCAAGAATGTCTCGGTCAACGAACCGTTTTTTCCGGGGCATTTCCCGGGGCGGCCCGTTATGCCCGGAGTGCTCATTGTGGAGGCCATGGCCCAGACAGCAGCTACGCTTGTTGTCCTGACGCTGGGTGAAGCATTTGAGGGCAAGCTTGTCTATTTCATGACGATTGAAGGCGCTAAATTCCGCCGTCCGGTAGAGCCGGGCGACCAGTTGCGCATTCATGTAGTCAAGGAACGG
It encodes:
- the fabZ gene encoding 3-hydroxyacyl-ACP dehydratase FabZ, which produces MDVNRIMQAIPHRYPFLLIDRMEDIVLGEEATGIKNVSVNEPFFPGHFPGRPVMPGVLIVEAMAQTAATLVVLTLGEAFEGKLVYFMTIEGAKFRRPVEPGDQLRIHVVKERHRSNVWKFRGEARVDGVVVAEATFSAMIMG